One genomic region from Candidatus Nitrosopumilus koreensis AR1 encodes:
- a CDS encoding ABC transporter substrate-binding protein encodes MKKLLVFILALSIVVVANNQAFAEKNVFVDSVKFIQYLDENTALEEVRNGNLDMYYYRISSDRLENHQAREGLQVFDSTGGSYSILVNPAESKEFNPFSIKEIRFALNYLVDRKLIVNELMGGYGSPMISYYGPSDPEYLTILEELEKFNFQYNPDLAEKIITDALKEKGAIKTEGRWMADSKPIEIKIFIRSDDPVRKSIGEILAVELDRIGFSVKKDFGDLNKAFVVVYGSNPSDLQWSLYTEGWGRSAFVRYDSVGLGQMYSPWFSNMPGFNDPSYWNYKNDKLDEITQKIYTGDFDTSEERSNLIQEAVVEGINESVRIFLASKIDQYVVNEKISGVVNDFGAGIPSRFTPINAKSDNGELVIGVKQIYQGAWNPVMGLTDSYSRHIWGTISDPGTFKHPFTGETFPIRTNWQVETAGPEGSLVVPTKATMWNPVSQKWENVKPNTMATSKVVFDFSFGNWHNGQKIDMNDILHSLYFTIEWGTQTDENDKTYDTEFTPRTAQSIQTIIGVNQIDEDTIEVYVNYWHFDEGEIADWAVIWSSVPWEISAAMEKAVLDGKVSFSRSGATSKNISWLSLIIPNNANLIKNYLQEFKNSNYKPVSLEENNLESKYFQERFESSIKWIEENNHAVISNGPFYLESYSPESRTISVSAFDDDSYPFKIGSWSEFENSDFPNIKEIKLKDAIQRGKEFSIEVEAENTDSILYFLTNSQGNMISSKSIEMDTNKTNIKIDAKDSEKLITGTGNIKIFAISNSVLKPDFYESSFVVTEDKTELPSISSENIEFLENETIYEIWIIPIIIVAGIAVLIKKRHSNP; translated from the coding sequence ATGAAAAAATTGCTAGTTTTCATACTAGCTCTTTCAATTGTAGTTGTTGCAAACAATCAAGCATTTGCAGAAAAAAATGTTTTTGTAGATTCTGTAAAATTTATTCAGTATCTAGATGAGAATACAGCACTAGAAGAAGTCCGAAATGGAAATTTGGATATGTATTATTACAGGATTTCATCAGATAGATTAGAAAATCATCAAGCAAGAGAAGGGCTACAAGTTTTTGATTCAACAGGAGGCTCATATAGCATTCTTGTAAATCCAGCAGAGTCTAAGGAGTTTAATCCATTTTCAATAAAAGAGATAAGATTTGCATTAAATTATCTAGTAGACAGAAAATTAATTGTAAATGAGTTGATGGGAGGATATGGTTCACCCATGATTTCATACTATGGCCCTTCTGACCCAGAATACCTAACAATTTTAGAAGAATTGGAGAAATTTAACTTTCAATATAATCCAGATCTGGCAGAAAAAATCATCACAGATGCTCTCAAAGAAAAAGGGGCAATAAAAACAGAAGGCAGATGGATGGCAGACTCAAAACCCATAGAAATTAAAATTTTTATCAGAAGTGATGACCCAGTTAGAAAATCCATTGGAGAGATTCTTGCAGTGGAATTAGACAGGATAGGTTTTTCAGTCAAAAAAGATTTTGGGGATTTGAATAAGGCATTTGTTGTAGTATACGGGTCAAATCCATCTGATTTACAATGGAGTTTGTATACTGAAGGATGGGGACGTTCAGCATTTGTAAGATATGATTCCGTAGGATTAGGACAGATGTATTCTCCATGGTTTTCAAATATGCCAGGATTTAATGATCCGTCATATTGGAATTACAAAAATGACAAATTAGATGAGATTACACAGAAAATTTACACAGGAGATTTTGACACATCTGAAGAAAGATCAAATTTAATTCAAGAAGCAGTTGTAGAAGGAATTAACGAGTCTGTGAGAATTTTTTTGGCAAGTAAAATTGATCAATATGTAGTAAATGAAAAAATCAGTGGTGTTGTAAATGATTTTGGAGCAGGAATACCTAGCAGATTCACTCCAATTAATGCAAAAAGCGACAATGGTGAGCTTGTCATAGGAGTCAAACAGATCTATCAAGGCGCATGGAATCCAGTTATGGGATTAACTGATAGTTACAGTAGACATATTTGGGGCACAATATCGGATCCTGGAACATTCAAACACCCATTTACTGGAGAGACATTTCCAATTAGAACAAACTGGCAAGTTGAAACAGCAGGACCTGAAGGCAGTCTTGTGGTGCCCACAAAAGCAACAATGTGGAATCCAGTATCTCAAAAATGGGAAAACGTCAAGCCAAATACAATGGCAACAAGTAAAGTTGTTTTTGATTTTAGTTTTGGAAACTGGCATAATGGTCAAAAAATAGACATGAATGATATTTTGCATTCTTTGTATTTTACAATAGAGTGGGGAACACAAACAGACGAAAATGATAAGACATACGATACAGAATTTACCCCTCGGACAGCACAGAGTATTCAGACAATTATAGGAGTAAATCAAATTGATGAAGATACCATTGAAGTTTACGTAAATTATTGGCATTTTGATGAGGGGGAGATAGCAGACTGGGCAGTTATTTGGAGTTCAGTACCATGGGAAATCTCTGCAGCAATGGAAAAAGCAGTATTGGATGGCAAAGTATCATTTTCCAGATCAGGTGCAACCAGTAAAAACATCAGCTGGCTATCATTGATAATTCCAAATAATGCAAATTTGATTAAAAACTATTTACAGGAATTCAAAAATTCTAACTACAAACCTGTGTCATTAGAGGAAAATAATTTAGAATCAAAATATTTCCAAGAAAGATTTGAATCGTCCATAAAATGGATTGAGGAAAATAACCATGCCGTAATTAGTAACGGTCCATTTTATTTAGAATCATATTCTCCAGAATCAAGAACGATTTCAGTAAGTGCTTTTGATGATGATTCATATCCTTTTAAAATTGGAAGTTGGTCTGAATTTGAAAATTCAGATTTTCCAAACATTAAAGAAATTAAATTAAAAGATGCGATTCAAAGAGGAAAAGAATTTTCAATAGAAGTAGAGGCTGAAAATACAGATTCCATCTTATACTTTCTGACAAACAGTCAAGGAAATATGATATCATCAAAATCTATAGAAATGGATACGAACAAAACAAACATCAAAATTGATGCAAAAGACTCAGAGAAACTAATTACAGGTACAGGTAACATCAAAATATTTGCAATTTCAAATTCAGTTCTCAAACCGGATTTCTACGAATCAAGTTTTGTTGTAACTGAAGACAAAACAGAATTGCCAAGTATTTCTTCAGAGAACATAGAATTTTTAGAAAATGAAACAATATACGAGATTTGGATAATCCCAATAATCATAGTTGCAGGGATTGCTGTTTTGATAAAAAAACGTCACAGTAATCCATAA
- a CDS encoding DUF2070 family protein: MEKAADDVSNIHNRFSLTLVNPSSHYFSLVVSLGVSAIISLATLLGYFGTSLEETWHIVIAVMTVLFLTQLLDTRFTKKKEYSKSLHSSLFANMLWAATVLLGLLASVVLSKEPSLFLVTFGMFLFASFRIGIYTTTLGVSIKKAWAICFVQPLAMFLVLTPQDQWIPMLSDPLALGYGVSFMIIASVWSILTDRAGRPGMESTHKTIQAYLASQKNDHTEAEEIMEQRSSETKVATSQIRLSAQNGEKEFRMVLPEIHPGPYHPVGGSNIPYLIYKNLSSSAMVMHSISDHALNLPSKNEVENYLKNLENSKIKEEGLQCTEPVTVQINKARVIGLLFGKNPLLFLSLSPHGMEDIPNYMKNEIEQYAKNRNYSKPLIVDCHNAMGEEISNEDGEDMLKAAKSCLDTLITKDSFPIEFGYANSDNMDVWTEDLGMGGLGIVCLKINEKKYFLGWADANNMENGVREKIIDLFARKDMQLLEICTSDTHYAPVKARNRNGYYQLGLITSAEKLASWFLDIANNAESNTTTAKFEILENETKVKVMGQGIYEDYSKALDNSLKITKVFLIGGVGFFITSLFL, translated from the coding sequence ATGGAAAAAGCAGCAGACGATGTTTCGAATATTCACAACAGGTTTTCTCTTACTCTAGTTAATCCATCTTCACATTATTTTTCATTAGTTGTCTCACTAGGAGTTTCTGCAATAATTTCACTAGCAACACTTTTGGGCTATTTTGGAACTAGTCTGGAAGAGACATGGCACATAGTGATTGCAGTCATGACAGTACTTTTCTTAACACAATTACTTGATACAAGATTCACAAAGAAAAAAGAATATTCAAAATCACTGCATTCATCATTATTTGCAAACATGTTATGGGCAGCAACAGTGTTGTTAGGATTGCTTGCCAGTGTAGTGTTATCTAAAGAGCCATCATTATTTCTGGTAACTTTTGGAATGTTTCTATTTGCAAGTTTCAGAATTGGAATTTACACTACAACATTAGGAGTGAGCATAAAAAAAGCATGGGCCATTTGTTTTGTTCAACCATTGGCAATGTTTTTGGTTCTAACACCACAAGACCAATGGATTCCAATGTTAAGTGACCCTCTTGCATTAGGTTATGGAGTTTCATTTATGATTATAGCAAGTGTGTGGTCAATTCTAACAGATAGAGCTGGAAGGCCAGGGATGGAGAGCACTCATAAAACAATCCAAGCATATCTGGCATCTCAAAAAAATGATCATACAGAAGCTGAAGAGATTATGGAACAACGCTCAAGTGAAACAAAGGTTGCAACATCACAAATTAGATTATCAGCACAAAATGGAGAAAAGGAATTCAGAATGGTATTACCAGAAATTCACCCAGGGCCATATCATCCTGTGGGAGGAAGCAACATACCATATCTAATTTATAAAAATTTATCATCATCAGCCATGGTCATGCACAGCATATCAGATCATGCGTTAAATCTCCCATCAAAAAATGAAGTTGAAAATTATCTCAAAAATTTGGAAAATAGTAAAATCAAAGAAGAGGGATTGCAATGTACTGAACCAGTAACGGTACAAATCAACAAAGCAAGAGTGATTGGGTTGCTTTTTGGAAAAAACCCATTGTTGTTTTTATCATTATCACCACATGGAATGGAAGATATTCCAAATTATATGAAAAATGAAATTGAACAATATGCTAAAAATAGAAATTATTCAAAACCATTAATTGTTGATTGTCATAATGCGATGGGAGAAGAAATTTCAAACGAAGACGGAGAAGATATGCTAAAGGCTGCAAAATCATGCCTAGACACGCTAATTACAAAAGACAGTTTTCCAATCGAGTTTGGTTACGCAAATTCAGACAACATGGATGTATGGACTGAGGATTTAGGAATGGGAGGTCTAGGGATAGTTTGTCTCAAAATAAACGAAAAGAAATACTTCCTAGGTTGGGCAGATGCAAACAACATGGAAAATGGAGTAAGAGAGAAAATAATAGATTTGTTTGCAAGAAAAGATATGCAGTTACTTGAAATTTGTACTTCAGATACTCATTATGCACCTGTTAAAGCAAGAAACAGAAATGGGTATTATCAACTAGGACTAATCACAAGTGCAGAAAAACTTGCGTCATGGTTCTTAGATATTGCAAATAATGCAGAATCAAATACGACAACTGCAAAATTTGAGATTTTAGAAAACGAAACAAAAGTAAAAGTCATGGGGCAGGGAATTTACGAGGATTATTCAAAGGCGTTAGACAACTCGTTAAAAATCACCAAAGTGTTCCTGATTGGAGGAGTCGGATTCTTCATTACTAGTCTTTTTCTATAG
- a CDS encoding preprotein translocase subunit Sec61beta — translation MSSNKKSAPLPASSGGLMRFFEDETKGFKLDPKIVVSIPISLIAISWAIDIFLAP, via the coding sequence ATGAGTAGCAATAAGAAATCAGCACCACTTCCAGCATCAAGTGGAGGGCTCATGAGGTTCTTTGAAGATGAGACAAAAGGGTTCAAATTAGATCCAAAAATTGTAGTATCAATTCCCATTAGCTTAATTGCAATATCATGGGCAATCGATATCTTTCTAGCTCCGTGA
- a CDS encoding Sjogren's syndrome/scleroderma autoantigen 1 family protein, producing MSKDLTKKAAEMLLQGATLLSEPCPYCKGVRVMKEGHALCISCGREPEKKEIPQTKSKESQSPIIETLEKKMQVLSKELEDEKDHTKQQDILKSINSLLETIEKVKTKQ from the coding sequence ATGTCAAAAGATCTCACAAAAAAAGCAGCAGAGATGTTACTACAAGGAGCAACATTACTCAGTGAGCCTTGTCCATACTGTAAGGGCGTAAGAGTGATGAAAGAAGGTCATGCATTATGCATAAGTTGTGGTCGCGAACCTGAAAAAAAGGAAATCCCGCAAACCAAATCTAAAGAAAGTCAATCTCCAATTATTGAAACCTTGGAAAAAAAGATGCAAGTATTATCAAAAGAATTAGAGGATGAAAAAGATCATACCAAACAACAAGACATACTAAAATCAATTAATTCATTATTAGAAACGATTGAAAAGGTAAAAACCAAACAATAA
- the yciH gene encoding stress response translation initiation inhibitor YciH has product MAVICNTCGLPEDLCACGELAKDSTKIIIRLETRRFKKKGTMIEGLDPKLNNLETVAKELKSKYACGGTAKEGYIFLQGDHRDTIKDTLTHLGFAEESIELH; this is encoded by the coding sequence ATGGCAGTAATTTGTAATACTTGTGGTCTTCCAGAAGACTTGTGCGCATGCGGTGAACTTGCCAAAGATAGCACCAAAATTATAATTCGATTAGAAACAAGACGATTCAAGAAAAAGGGTACTATGATTGAAGGTTTAGATCCTAAACTGAATAATTTGGAGACTGTTGCAAAAGAACTCAAAAGCAAGTATGCATGTGGCGGAACTGCCAAAGAAGGTTATATTTTCTTACAGGGTGATCATAGAGACACCATCAAAGATACTCTAACACACCTTGGTTTTGCCGAAGAAAGTATAGAACTACATTAA
- a CDS encoding CPBP family intramembrane glutamic endopeptidase, whose translation MQNQNKLLQAVGIPFTALLSVIFGLFLVSFPIGVFVVFESDIGNDINYAFPVTHLELFEGTSVYQTFSDVSIGDVFVVLWIFYAVLFVIALLGPKTGFLKSFTSLISFGKYDATSNYMIGITKWFSILVLVSALINFTQEQFGIVTVPPLDDNDLIQFFYVSLAPLIEEFGFRFILVGIPLFALYSRRSSAKYFLKCLWNPRNLDIHDSKKAILLIVFVGVLFGFAHIAFGESWSEGKFAQATAGGIILGWVYLRFGFVASLLIHWATNYFIFSYATFLSQINDISIENAFSHSLMSTLELLFLISGVLSVAMLIIHRFYLKKESALEI comes from the coding sequence TTGCAAAACCAAAACAAATTACTTCAAGCTGTTGGGATTCCTTTTACTGCATTACTGTCTGTTATTTTTGGATTATTCCTTGTATCATTTCCTATAGGTGTGTTTGTTGTGTTTGAAAGTGATATTGGCAATGACATCAACTATGCTTTCCCTGTGACTCATTTGGAATTATTTGAAGGAACTTCTGTGTATCAGACTTTCTCTGACGTTAGTATTGGTGATGTTTTTGTAGTTTTATGGATTTTTTATGCTGTTTTGTTTGTAATTGCGCTATTGGGTCCTAAAACTGGATTTTTAAAATCATTTACGTCTCTCATCTCTTTTGGAAAATATGATGCTACTTCAAACTATATGATTGGCATCACAAAATGGTTCTCAATCTTAGTATTGGTTTCTGCCTTGATCAATTTTACCCAAGAACAGTTTGGAATAGTTACTGTCCCTCCCCTTGATGACAATGACTTGATTCAATTCTTTTATGTCTCACTTGCCCCTTTGATAGAAGAATTTGGATTTCGTTTTATTTTGGTTGGAATTCCCTTATTTGCACTTTATTCTCGTAGATCTTCTGCAAAATATTTTTTGAAATGTCTGTGGAATCCTAGAAATCTTGACATTCATGATTCTAAGAAAGCCATACTTCTGATTGTTTTTGTTGGGGTTTTGTTTGGATTTGCACATATTGCTTTTGGTGAATCTTGGAGTGAGGGCAAATTTGCACAAGCAACTGCTGGCGGAATCATTCTGGGGTGGGTCTATCTTAGGTTTGGATTCGTTGCATCATTGCTGATTCATTGGGCGACAAATTATTTCATTTTCTCTTATGCAACATTTCTATCCCAAATCAATGATATCTCTATTGAAAATGCATTTTCGCATTCGTTAATGTCTACCTTGGAATTATTATTTTTAATTTCTGGTGTATTGTCTGTTGCAATGTTGATTATACACAGGTTTTATCTGAAAAAAGAATCTGCATTAGAGATTTAA
- a CDS encoding transcription initiation factor IIB, which translates to MVKTVNPKDRCPRCGKGTLVTDANTGENFCGKCGFVITDKVEESGPEWRSFSNEGENKSRAGVPTSLAMHDMGLATVINPQNRDATGKPLTASMKSTIERLRTWDSRSQVHEPVDRNFRQAFSELDRLKDKLAVGDAVIEKAAYIYRKALEKGLVRGRSISALIASALYAACRDTETPRTLKDIGQASNIKRKDIARCYRLLLRELNLKMPVVDPIKCISRIASKAGLSEKTKRKATKILQTAEENKISAGKDPMGLAAAALYVACVTNGENKTQRDVAEAAGVTEVTIRNRYKGLKVALNL; encoded by the coding sequence ATGGTTAAAACAGTAAATCCAAAGGACAGATGTCCAAGATGCGGCAAAGGCACACTAGTAACAGATGCCAATACAGGTGAAAATTTTTGTGGCAAGTGTGGATTTGTAATTACTGACAAAGTTGAAGAGTCAGGTCCCGAATGGAGATCATTTTCAAACGAAGGCGAAAACAAAAGCAGAGCAGGAGTTCCAACATCACTTGCCATGCACGATATGGGATTGGCAACTGTAATCAATCCTCAAAACAGAGATGCAACAGGAAAGCCATTAACTGCATCCATGAAAAGTACAATTGAAAGATTAAGAACATGGGACAGTAGAAGTCAGGTTCATGAGCCAGTGGATAGAAACTTCAGACAGGCATTTAGTGAATTAGACAGACTGAAAGACAAACTTGCAGTTGGCGATGCAGTTATTGAAAAAGCAGCTTACATTTACAGAAAAGCACTTGAAAAAGGTCTGGTCAGAGGACGTTCTATTTCAGCTTTGATTGCATCTGCACTTTATGCTGCATGTCGTGATACTGAAACCCCAAGAACACTAAAAGATATTGGGCAAGCAAGTAACATCAAAAGAAAAGACATTGCAAGATGTTACAGATTATTATTAAGAGAATTAAATTTGAAAATGCCAGTAGTTGATCCAATCAAATGCATTTCAAGAATTGCAAGCAAAGCAGGGCTATCAGAAAAAACAAAACGAAAAGCAACAAAGATTTTGCAAACAGCTGAAGAGAATAAAATATCAGCAGGAAAAGACCCAATGGGATTAGCTGCTGCTGCACTTTATGTTGCATGTGTAACAAATGGAGAAAACAAGACACAAAGAGACGTAGCCGAAGCTGCAGGGGTTACAGAAGTTACAATCAGAAATAGATACAAAGGCCTGAAAGTAGCCTTAAATCTCTAA
- the cofC gene encoding 2-phospho-L-lactate guanylyltransferase, which produces MKIAAIIPVKTFSNAKTRLDLSPQKIESLCKIMLEEILQTVSISPQIDKVIMVTKEKKAIEIGERFNTHTIIDEKEESVNGAVSLADKYLLENNFDASIVFPQDIPYIKTQDIDFMLNYKAPPNFAIIVPSRRFDGTNALVRMPVDLMETHYDEDSYKIHMNTAKEHTLNVAMVFVKRIMWDVDNAEDLKFLLEQKEKPHIAEKIKKVLETA; this is translated from the coding sequence TTGAAAATAGCTGCAATAATTCCTGTAAAGACTTTCTCTAATGCAAAAACACGTCTAGATTTATCTCCACAGAAAATAGAGAGTTTATGTAAAATAATGTTAGAGGAAATTTTGCAGACAGTTTCAATTTCACCTCAAATTGACAAAGTTATCATGGTAACAAAAGAAAAAAAAGCAATAGAAATTGGAGAAAGGTTCAACACACATACAATAATTGATGAAAAAGAAGAAAGTGTTAATGGAGCAGTTTCACTTGCAGACAAATATCTGTTAGAAAATAATTTTGATGCATCCATTGTTTTCCCCCAAGACATACCATACATCAAAACCCAAGACATTGATTTTATGTTAAACTACAAAGCACCACCCAACTTTGCCATAATTGTTCCATCAAGAAGATTTGATGGAACAAATGCGCTTGTAAGAATGCCAGTTGATTTGATGGAGACTCATTATGACGAAGATAGTTACAAGATCCACATGAATACTGCAAAAGAGCACACACTAAATGTTGCAATGGTGTTTGTAAAAAGAATAATGTGGGACGTAGACAATGCAGAGGATTTGAAGTTTCTTTTAGAACAGAAAGAAAAACCACACATTGCAGAAAAAATTAAGAAAGTTTTAGAAACAGCATAA
- the cofD gene encoding 2-phospho-L-lactate transferase — protein sequence MITVLAGGTGSVKLVRGLVSQESKVNVVSNVGDNYWLYGLYVCPDIDTIVYGLADLLDQERGWGIKKDTFNFLRQMEVFGEETWFRVGDRDAATHLIRTNMLKNGKNLSDITKWMCEKFAVSANIIPVTDNSIETRIITDKGELHLQEYWVKHRGKDPVEGIQYIGADKARPNPEAVNAIHDADMVILAPGNPLTSIGPMLQIKGIRKELSKIKKKVVAISPLIGDNAISGPAAKYMQAAGIESNAYGLAKMYSDVCSNMIIDTKDRLLSKKIQSLDMKVFETKITMKNKLAEDALANFILKQVHV from the coding sequence ATGATCACAGTTTTAGCAGGAGGAACAGGTTCGGTCAAACTAGTCAGAGGTTTAGTATCACAAGAATCCAAAGTTAATGTAGTTAGTAACGTTGGAGACAATTATTGGTTGTATGGACTGTATGTATGTCCAGACATTGACACAATTGTCTATGGATTAGCAGATTTATTAGATCAGGAAAGAGGTTGGGGGATCAAGAAAGATACATTCAATTTTTTGCGTCAGATGGAAGTATTTGGAGAAGAAACATGGTTTAGAGTTGGAGACAGAGATGCTGCAACACATCTGATTAGAACAAACATGTTAAAGAACGGAAAAAATCTAAGTGACATTACGAAATGGATGTGTGAAAAATTTGCAGTTAGTGCAAACATCATACCAGTAACAGACAACAGTATTGAAACAAGAATCATCACAGACAAAGGCGAGCTGCATTTACAAGAATATTGGGTAAAGCACAGAGGAAAAGATCCAGTTGAAGGAATTCAATACATTGGAGCAGACAAAGCCCGTCCTAATCCAGAAGCAGTAAATGCAATTCATGACGCAGACATGGTAATTTTAGCTCCAGGAAATCCATTAACATCAATTGGACCAATGCTTCAGATAAAAGGAATCAGAAAAGAGTTATCAAAAATAAAGAAAAAAGTTGTGGCAATTAGTCCACTTATTGGGGACAATGCAATTAGCGGTCCTGCTGCAAAATACATGCAAGCTGCAGGAATAGAATCAAATGCGTATGGTTTAGCAAAAATGTATTCAGATGTATGTTCCAACATGATCATCGATACTAAAGACAGATTGCTGTCAAAGAAGATTCAGAGTCTGGACATGAAAGTTTTTGAAACTAAAATTACTATGAAAAATAAATTAGCCGAAGATGCATTAGCAAATTTCATTCTAAAACAAGTACACGTATAA
- a CDS encoding class I SAM-dependent methyltransferase yields the protein MDGVRKTFDEWAQNGRAELMEVEHGKNVSKFLDTITFDKPFSFLDVGCGNGWVVRKIAKENNCKKAVGIDKSKKMIIQAKKKIDSEKEEFFHTDIESWKYKGKFNFIFSMETLYYSDSIEEALKKIYKLLKPGGQFFCGTDFYTDNKATARWADVMKIQMHLHSKKEWRQFFQNAGFQVKTKHIKDLKSRKKWKREFGTLFITGTKI from the coding sequence ATGGACGGTGTTAGAAAAACTTTTGATGAATGGGCTCAAAACGGTAGAGCAGAATTGATGGAAGTAGAGCATGGAAAAAATGTTTCAAAATTCTTAGATACAATAACATTTGACAAGCCTTTTAGTTTCTTAGATGTAGGATGTGGGAATGGATGGGTTGTAAGAAAAATTGCTAAAGAGAACAATTGTAAAAAAGCAGTTGGAATTGACAAAAGTAAAAAAATGATCATTCAGGCAAAAAAGAAGATAGACAGTGAAAAGGAAGAGTTTTTTCACACAGATATCGAATCATGGAAATACAAAGGAAAATTTAATTTTATTTTCTCAATGGAGACATTATACTATTCAGACTCTATTGAAGAGGCACTCAAAAAAATATACAAATTGTTAAAACCAGGAGGACAGTTTTTTTGCGGCACAGATTTTTACACAGATAACAAAGCAACTGCAAGATGGGCAGATGTTATGAAAATACAAATGCATTTACATTCAAAAAAAGAATGGAGACAGTTTTTTCAAAATGCAGGTTTTCAAGTAAAAACTAAACATATCAAAGATTTGAAAAGCAGAAAAAAATGGAAAAGAGAGTTTGGGACTTTATTCATAACAGGTACAAAGATTTAA
- a CDS encoding NAD(P)/FAD-dependent oxidoreductase has protein sequence MSDTHDYDLVVVGGGPAGSSAAYAASKNGLKVAMIEKEESIAESVRTSGVTWIQNIKEFGIPDDCYNPVKNFVFYSPNNKVSIGDTVARSAVLDVRKTYRWLATQAEEEGTETFVDTFVKDVIKDESGKIIGVKATRYEKNIEFYGKVIIDASGFQSTVAKSMGLVKQWERFGAGAEYEAKVEHVQSDTWWLMVGQRYSPAGYAWIFPLGNNIARIGVGIGKPDSSVDPIARLKELIKNKEGPIADLGKIEPIEFHYGLIPNDGLSRKTVYDNLILVGDSAGQANPLVLEGIRYAIKFGRIAGEVAAKAIKSNDTSEKKLSEYEENWKKAIESKIKSAGKVQDRWIGLTDEDWDKELDIISELKPEEFLDFIKADFGLSNMLKLATSHPKLAVRQLFSMVKKAGKKE, from the coding sequence TTGTCAGATACACATGATTATGATTTAGTAGTTGTAGGCGGAGGTCCTGCAGGCTCATCAGCTGCATATGCTGCTTCAAAGAACGGATTGAAGGTTGCAATGATTGAAAAAGAAGAATCAATTGCAGAATCAGTTAGGACCAGCGGTGTTACTTGGATTCAAAACATCAAAGAGTTTGGAATTCCAGACGATTGTTACAATCCAGTAAAGAATTTTGTATTTTATTCACCAAACAACAAAGTTAGCATCGGGGATACAGTTGCTCGCTCAGCAGTGCTAGATGTAAGAAAAACATATCGATGGCTTGCAACACAAGCAGAAGAGGAAGGTACTGAAACCTTTGTCGACACTTTCGTAAAAGACGTAATCAAAGACGAGTCAGGAAAAATAATCGGAGTAAAGGCAACTAGATATGAAAAAAATATTGAGTTTTATGGCAAGGTGATCATTGATGCTAGCGGTTTTCAATCAACTGTTGCAAAATCAATGGGGCTAGTAAAACAATGGGAGAGATTTGGGGCAGGTGCAGAATACGAGGCAAAAGTCGAACACGTTCAATCAGATACATGGTGGTTAATGGTGGGACAGAGGTATTCCCCAGCTGGATATGCATGGATTTTTCCATTAGGAAACAACATTGCAAGAATCGGAGTGGGTATTGGAAAACCAGATTCCAGTGTAGACCCAATAGCACGACTAAAAGAATTAATCAAAAATAAAGAAGGCCCAATTGCAGATTTAGGTAAAATTGAACCAATTGAATTTCATTATGGATTAATTCCAAATGATGGTCTTTCAAGAAAAACAGTTTATGATAACTTGATTCTAGTAGGAGATTCAGCAGGCCAAGCAAACCCATTGGTTCTTGAAGGAATACGTTACGCAATAAAATTTGGAAGAATAGCAGGAGAAGTAGCTGCAAAAGCAATAAAATCCAATGACACATCAGAAAAGAAACTATCAGAATATGAAGAGAATTGGAAAAAAGCAATAGAGTCTAAAATAAAATCTGCAGGAAAAGTACAGGACAGATGGATTGGATTAACCGATGAGGACTGGGACAAAGAATTGGACATTATCAGTGAATTAAAACCTGAAGAATTTTTGGATTTTATCAAAGCAGATTTTGGATTATCAAATATGTTAAAGCTTGCAACCAGTCATCCAAAACTAGCAGTCAGACAGTTATTTTCCATGGTAAAAAAAGCAGGTAAGAAAGAATAA